The following proteins are encoded in a genomic region of Streptomyces collinus Tu 365:
- the lanL gene encoding class IV lanthionine synthetase LanL, whose protein sequence is MTSHATGVDLESLCRRALEATGTGARWTVDAGEVWCRLTPACGMRLRQGWKLHVSATSVSAPQVLVRALDVLLGEESGFKFVRSLEQVSALNSRATPRGSAGKFITVYPPSDEAAARVALALHRATAGLAGPRILSDQPYAPQSLVHYRYGAFVGRRRVSEQGLLVWFIEDPDGNPVEDKRTGQYCPPPWAVSPFPASVPAPPRRTEPPSGPVLLGGRFAVREAIRHTNKGGVYRGTDVTTSAPVVIKEARPHVEGDMAGSDVRDWLRAEARILEKLKHTGLAPEPLAVFEIGGHVFLAQEEVPGVPLRTWVAERFRDVGAARYRVEALAQVERLVDLVAAAHACGCVLRDFTPGNVMVRPDGELRLIDLELAVLTDEVMLPTRVGTPGFSAPERLKDAAVCPTADYYSLGATVCFVLAGKVPQLLPEEPDTTAAEERLEQWLAACAPRLRLPGGLQDMILNLMKDDPGARWDPDRAREALHRALPPAGAILPPLGTETLPRDGEGGTGLPGHESGQPGQRTTLPSPGTETLHGGGTGLPGFGTKALPQDGVDLPSPGTRTPPEDGADPARRGSGLPGGVVALPVDSAEGKPGGTGLSRQGGSLSHPRYPASAPVPVSASAAVPVGGVASVAGSDTVVEAAAAGMVEHLLDTMAPEGGVRLWPVSTLAGETGPCTVQQGAAGVLAVLTRCFELTGDPRLPEVISTAGRWIAARTDTRAIRPGLHFGGRGTAWALYEAGRAVAERRLTDHALALALAAVEPTASHDITHGTAGSGLAAAHLWQRTGDERLAELVTAAADRLAAAAQAEPSGVSWPVPAEAVSQEAGKRYLGFAHGSAGIGSFLLAAADVSERPEHLELAVAAGEHLVAHAVRVGEAVQWPAQATDPPTAPYWCHGSAGIGSFLIRLWQRTGDGRYADLARGAAHAVMERASRAAVAQCHGLAGNGDFLLDMAEATGESAYHAMAEELARLLVCERARRTTHVVFPNEYGEISTSWSDGAAGILAFLLRTRHHDSRHWMVQQPG, encoded by the coding sequence ATGACGAGCCACGCGACCGGAGTCGACCTCGAAAGTCTTTGCCGGCGGGCGTTGGAGGCGACCGGCACCGGCGCGCGGTGGACGGTGGATGCGGGTGAGGTGTGGTGCCGGCTCACCCCTGCGTGCGGGATGCGGCTGCGGCAGGGCTGGAAGCTGCATGTGTCGGCGACGTCCGTGTCCGCACCGCAGGTCCTTGTCAGGGCTTTGGACGTGCTGCTGGGGGAGGAGTCGGGATTCAAGTTCGTGCGCTCGCTCGAGCAGGTGAGTGCGCTGAATTCCCGGGCGACGCCGCGGGGGAGTGCGGGGAAGTTCATCACCGTCTATCCGCCCTCGGACGAGGCGGCGGCGCGGGTGGCGCTCGCACTGCACCGGGCGACGGCAGGTTTGGCCGGTCCGCGGATCCTGTCCGATCAGCCGTATGCGCCGCAGAGTCTGGTGCATTACCGCTACGGCGCGTTCGTTGGCCGGCGGCGGGTGTCGGAGCAGGGGCTGCTGGTGTGGTTCATCGAGGACCCCGACGGCAACCCGGTGGAGGACAAACGCACCGGGCAGTACTGTCCGCCGCCGTGGGCCGTCAGTCCGTTCCCGGCGTCGGTGCCGGCCCCGCCCCGCCGGACCGAGCCACCGAGTGGGCCGGTTTTGTTGGGGGGCCGGTTCGCGGTGCGGGAAGCGATCCGGCACACCAACAAGGGCGGTGTCTACCGCGGTACGGACGTCACCACGTCCGCCCCGGTGGTGATCAAGGAGGCGCGGCCGCACGTCGAGGGCGATATGGCCGGCTCCGATGTGCGTGACTGGCTGCGGGCCGAGGCCCGGATCCTGGAGAAACTCAAGCACACCGGGCTGGCGCCCGAGCCGCTCGCGGTGTTCGAGATCGGCGGGCATGTGTTCCTCGCCCAGGAGGAGGTGCCGGGTGTGCCTTTGCGGACCTGGGTCGCGGAGCGGTTCCGGGACGTCGGCGCCGCACGTTACCGGGTGGAGGCGCTCGCCCAGGTCGAACGGCTGGTGGACCTGGTTGCGGCGGCGCATGCCTGCGGCTGCGTGCTCAGGGACTTCACCCCCGGCAACGTCATGGTCCGCCCCGACGGCGAACTGCGCCTGATCGACCTGGAACTCGCCGTGCTGACCGACGAGGTCATGCTCCCGACCCGTGTCGGCACCCCCGGGTTCAGCGCCCCCGAACGCCTCAAGGACGCCGCGGTCTGTCCGACGGCCGACTACTACAGTCTCGGCGCCACCGTGTGTTTCGTTCTCGCCGGCAAGGTGCCCCAGCTGCTGCCCGAGGAGCCCGACACCACTGCGGCCGAGGAGCGGTTGGAGCAGTGGCTGGCCGCCTGCGCCCCCAGGCTCCGCCTGCCCGGCGGCCTGCAGGACATGATCCTCAACCTGATGAAGGACGATCCCGGCGCACGCTGGGACCCCGACCGAGCACGCGAAGCACTCCACCGCGCCCTGCCCCCGGCCGGGGCCATCCTGCCCCCACTCGGGACCGAAACTCTGCCCAGGGACGGCGAGGGCGGCACGGGCCTGCCGGGACACGAGAGCGGCCAGCCCGGGCAAAGGACCACCCTGCCCTCACCCGGGACGGAAACCCTGCACGGGGGCGGCACGGGACTGCCTGGATTCGGGACCAAAGCCCTGCCCCAAGACGGCGTGGACCTGCCCTCACCCGGGACGAGAACCCCGCCAGAGGACGGCGCGGATCCGGCGCGGCGCGGGAGCGGCCTGCCCGGGGGCGTGGTCGCCCTGCCCGTGGACAGCGCGGAGGGGAAGCCAGGCGGTACGGGCTTGTCCCGGCAGGGCGGGAGCCTGTCGCATCCGAGGTATCCCGCCTCCGCCCCCGTGCCCGTATCCGCTTCTGCTGCTGTTCCCGTTGGTGGGGTGGCGTCGGTGGCCGGGTCGGACACGGTGGTCGAGGCCGCGGCCGCCGGGATGGTGGAGCATCTCCTCGACACGATGGCCCCGGAGGGCGGGGTGCGGTTGTGGCCGGTGTCGACGTTGGCGGGGGAGACGGGTCCGTGCACGGTGCAGCAGGGCGCGGCAGGTGTACTGGCGGTTTTGACCCGGTGTTTCGAGCTCACCGGCGACCCGCGTCTGCCGGAGGTGATCTCGACCGCGGGTCGTTGGATCGCCGCCCGTACGGACACCCGCGCCATTCGTCCGGGTCTGCATTTCGGCGGCCGGGGGACCGCGTGGGCGTTGTACGAGGCGGGCCGTGCGGTGGCCGAGCGGCGGTTGACGGACCATGCGCTGGCGTTGGCTCTGGCTGCGGTGGAGCCGACTGCCAGTCATGACATCACCCATGGCACCGCGGGCAGTGGTCTGGCCGCCGCCCACCTGTGGCAGCGCACCGGTGATGAGCGGCTGGCCGAACTGGTCACCGCCGCCGCGGACCGGCTGGCCGCCGCGGCTCAGGCCGAGCCGTCGGGGGTGAGCTGGCCGGTTCCGGCGGAGGCGGTGTCGCAGGAGGCCGGCAAACGCTACCTGGGTTTCGCGCACGGCTCGGCCGGCATCGGCAGCTTCCTCCTGGCGGCCGCGGACGTCTCAGAGCGGCCGGAGCATCTGGAGCTGGCTGTTGCCGCGGGGGAGCACCTGGTGGCTCACGCGGTGAGGGTCGGTGAAGCAGTGCAGTGGCCGGCCCAGGCCACGGACCCGCCCACCGCGCCGTACTGGTGTCACGGCTCGGCCGGTATCGGCTCGTTCCTGATCCGGCTGTGGCAGCGCACCGGCGACGGCCGGTACGCCGATCTGGCCCGCGGCGCCGCACACGCCGTCATGGAACGCGCCTCACGCGCCGCCGTCGCCCAGTGCCACGGACTGGCGGGCAACGGTGACTTCCTCCTCGATATGGCCGAGGCCACCGGCGAGTCCGCCTACCACGCGATGGCCGAGGAACTGGCCCGTCTCCTGGTCTGTGAACGGGCCCGCCGCACCACCCACGTCGTCTTCCCCAACGAGTACGGGGAGATCTCCACGAGCTGGAGCGACGGCGCCGCGGGAATCCTGGCGTTCCTGCTCAGGACCCGCCACCACGACTCCCGGCACTGGATGGTCCAGCAGCCGGGCTGA
- a CDS encoding VenA family class IV lanthipeptide: protein MENQTLELLAHLHALPETDPVDFDGASYSGTCACVGLLTLLNTVCVGISCA from the coding sequence ATGGAGAACCAGACCCTCGAGCTGCTGGCCCACCTGCACGCCCTTCCGGAGACCGACCCGGTCGACTTCGACGGAGCCTCGTACTCCGGGACGTGCGCCTGCGTCGGCCTGCTGACGCTGCTCAACACCGTCTGCGTGGGCATCAGCTGCGCCTAG
- a CDS encoding ABC transporter ATP-binding protein, producing MGVGMVVEDGGRAVRPAPAIRTRGLVKSYAGPEGSVTRAVDGLDLEVFQGETYAFLGPNGAGKSTTLALLCALARPTAGQAMVAGADVLERPEQVRRRVGMLFQHSALDPDLTAEQNLHIHARLYGLRRRQARLRVTEMLEAVALADRRRSPVRTLSGGMRRRLELARGLLHAPQVLFLDEPTTGLDPHARAQVWQHLRALREQHGSTLFITTHYLEEAENCDRLGILDHGRLVAEGTPHALKAEIGEDRLVLHTGDDTAACHVVNRAVDQAVRRAVDRAEDRAEDRAEDRTVSGAVSAGSAVTLDAGGLSLRLPDGSAWIPRLCAALADHGIAVHAASATPPTLDDVFFHHTGRSIHTPRSHPAASATAPAAAQEAP from the coding sequence ATGGGTGTGGGCATGGTTGTGGAGGACGGGGGGCGTGCCGTCCGGCCGGCGCCCGCCATCCGTACCCGTGGTCTGGTCAAGAGCTACGCGGGTCCGGAGGGGAGTGTCACGCGCGCTGTTGATGGCCTGGATCTGGAGGTGTTCCAGGGCGAGACCTACGCCTTCCTCGGCCCCAACGGTGCAGGCAAGTCCACCACCCTCGCCCTGCTGTGTGCCCTGGCCCGTCCCACCGCCGGACAGGCCATGGTGGCGGGCGCGGACGTCCTCGAGCGGCCGGAGCAGGTACGGCGGCGGGTCGGCATGCTCTTCCAGCACAGCGCCCTGGACCCCGACCTGACGGCCGAGCAGAACCTGCACATCCACGCCCGCCTGTACGGGCTGCGTCGCCGCCAGGCCCGCCTGCGCGTGACCGAGATGCTCGAGGCCGTCGCTCTGGCCGACCGCCGCCGCTCCCCGGTGCGCACCCTTTCCGGGGGGATGCGCCGCCGTCTGGAACTGGCCCGCGGTCTGCTGCACGCACCCCAGGTGCTGTTCCTCGACGAGCCGACCACCGGTCTCGACCCGCACGCCCGCGCCCAGGTCTGGCAGCACCTGCGCGCCCTGCGCGAGCAGCACGGCAGCACCTTGTTCATCACCACCCACTACCTGGAGGAGGCGGAGAACTGCGACCGCCTGGGCATCCTCGACCACGGCCGGCTCGTGGCCGAGGGCACCCCCCACGCGCTGAAGGCCGAGATCGGCGAGGACCGGCTGGTGCTGCACACCGGCGACGACACCGCGGCCTGCCACGTCGTGAACCGGGCTGTGGACCAGGCCGTGCGCCGGGCCGTGGACCGGGCTGAGGACCGGGCTGAGGACCGGGCTGAGGACCGGACCGTGAGCGGGGCTGTGTCCGCGGGGTCTGCCGTCACTCTGGACGCCGGGGGGTTGTCCCTGCGTCTGCCCGACGGCAGTGCCTGGATCCCCCGGTTGTGCGCGGCTTTGGCGGACCACGGCATCGCGGTGCATGCCGCGTCCGCGACCCCGCCCACGCTCGACGACGTCTTCTTCCACCACACCGGCCGCAGCATCCACACCCCCCGCTCCCACCCGGCAGCGTCCGCGACCGCGCCGGCGGCCGCCCAGGAGGCCCCATGA
- a CDS encoding ABC transporter permease, giving the protein MSHELRAVHALVHRDLLRMAAQPTHTALMLLQPVLYLFALGGGLAALIPDSSLGVGYQAYLFPGMLMMTVQAPAIIVGVRLITDRQSGYLRELLMAPVARPTLLIGSCAGGTLVSTVQGTVLLTLAGAVGLPYDPLLLALLLAGMILASFTVTALSLLLAVSIDRPEAFHMLLGLVMMPLLFLSGGFFPLHNLPGWAHTLAAVNPLAYGVDLLRRCIALRAGHQAATTAGITWSGWQPPLLLEGALLLAGGATALLWAAHRFSRPE; this is encoded by the coding sequence CTGTCTCATGAACTGCGCGCGGTGCACGCTCTGGTCCATCGTGATCTGCTGCGCATGGCGGCCCAGCCCACCCACACCGCGCTGATGCTGCTCCAGCCGGTGCTCTACCTCTTCGCCCTGGGCGGTGGTCTGGCCGCGCTGATCCCCGACTCCTCGCTCGGCGTCGGTTACCAGGCCTACCTCTTCCCGGGCATGCTGATGATGACGGTGCAGGCACCGGCCATCATCGTCGGTGTCCGCCTGATCACCGACCGGCAGAGCGGCTACCTGCGGGAACTGCTGATGGCCCCGGTCGCGCGGCCCACCCTCCTGATCGGCAGCTGCGCCGGAGGCACCCTGGTCTCCACCGTCCAGGGAACCGTCCTGCTCACCCTGGCCGGCGCCGTCGGTCTGCCCTACGACCCACTCCTGCTGGCGCTGCTCCTGGCCGGCATGATCCTGGCCTCCTTCACCGTCACGGCCCTGTCCCTGCTGCTGGCCGTGAGCATCGACCGGCCCGAGGCCTTCCACATGCTGCTCGGCCTGGTGATGATGCCGCTGCTGTTCCTGTCCGGCGGCTTCTTCCCGTTGCACAACCTGCCCGGATGGGCCCACACCCTGGCCGCCGTCAACCCGCTCGCCTACGGCGTGGACCTGCTGCGCCGCTGCATCGCGCTGCGCGCAGGGCACCAGGCGGCCACCACCGCGGGCATCACATGGTCCGGCTGGCAGCCCCCACTGCTCCTGGAGGGCGCGCTCCTGCTGGCCGGCGGCGCCACCGCGCTGCTCTGGGCCGCCCACCGCTTCAGCCGCCCCGAATAA
- a CDS encoding class II glutamine amidotransferase — MCRLFGLSSAPLRTHATFWLLDAPDSLSRQSHRDPDGTGLGYFAADGTPRVDKAPVAAYRDRAFAEEARQEESQTFVAHVRFASTGSLEMRNTHPFEQDGRLFAHNGVIEGLDRLDDHLGGDRSLVRGDTDSERFFALITREIRRHGGDVGAGIREAAGWIAANLPLYALNLILITPGDLWALRYPDTHELYVLQRQAGGEHGSRHLDHSGSHGRMRVHSSHLADHPAVVVASERMDDNPHWRPLEPGELLHADPHLHLTRETVLPDAPAHQLTLEDLHPAAAASQKAA, encoded by the coding sequence ATGTGCCGCCTTTTCGGTCTCAGCAGTGCCCCGCTGCGCACTCATGCCACGTTCTGGCTGCTGGACGCCCCCGACAGCCTGAGCCGGCAAAGCCACCGTGACCCCGACGGCACGGGCCTGGGATATTTCGCCGCCGACGGCACCCCGCGGGTGGACAAGGCCCCTGTCGCCGCCTACCGGGACCGGGCTTTCGCCGAGGAGGCCCGTCAGGAGGAGTCGCAGACGTTTGTCGCCCATGTCCGTTTCGCCTCCACTGGCAGTCTGGAGATGCGCAACACCCATCCCTTCGAGCAGGACGGGCGGCTCTTCGCTCATAACGGGGTCATCGAGGGTCTGGACCGGCTCGATGACCACCTGGGCGGGGACCGGTCACTGGTGCGGGGGGACACCGACTCCGAGAGGTTCTTCGCGCTGATCACCCGCGAGATACGCCGGCACGGCGGCGACGTCGGCGCGGGCATCCGTGAGGCCGCCGGCTGGATCGCCGCGAACCTGCCCCTCTACGCCCTGAACCTGATCCTCATCACTCCCGGGGATCTGTGGGCGCTGCGTTACCCGGACACCCACGAGTTGTACGTCCTTCAGCGGCAGGCCGGGGGAGAGCACGGCAGCCGGCACCTGGACCACAGCGGCAGCCACGGCCGTATGCGCGTCCACTCCTCCCACCTGGCCGACCATCCCGCCGTGGTCGTCGCCAGCGAACGCATGGACGACAACCCTCACTGGCGGCCGCTGGAACCCGGCGAACTCCTCCACGCCGACCCCCATCTCCACCTCACCCGCGAGACCGTGCTCCCCGACGCTCCCGCCCACCAGCTCACACTGGAGGACCTGCATCCCGCCGCGGCCGCCTCCCAGAAGGCCGCCTAG
- a CDS encoding hemerythrin domain-containing protein: protein MAETRDVVELILQDHRRMEDLFRLMRSVEADRAGALKEFADLLIAHAQAEEAKVYPALKRYKNIDDDEVEHGEHEHDEGNQALLDLLEVDEVGSEEWDSKLEELVEAVTHHADEEERTILNGARENVAMQRREELGTAFWEERERQLKSDCGSVDNVRRIVGS from the coding sequence ATGGCCGAAACCAGGGACGTCGTCGAGCTCATCCTCCAGGACCACCGCCGGATGGAGGACCTGTTCCGCCTGATGCGCAGCGTCGAGGCCGACCGGGCCGGTGCGCTGAAGGAGTTCGCGGACCTGCTGATCGCGCACGCGCAGGCCGAGGAGGCCAAGGTCTATCCCGCCCTGAAGCGGTACAAGAACATCGACGACGATGAGGTCGAGCACGGCGAGCACGAACACGACGAGGGCAACCAGGCCCTGCTCGACCTGCTCGAGGTGGACGAGGTCGGCTCCGAGGAGTGGGACTCCAAACTGGAGGAACTGGTGGAAGCCGTCACCCACCACGCCGACGAGGAAGAACGCACCATCCTCAACGGCGCGCGGGAGAACGTGGCGATGCAACGGCGCGAGGAACTGGGCACGGCGTTCTGGGAAGAACGCGAGCGGCAGCTGAAGAGCGACTGCGGCTCGGTCGACAACGTACGCCGCATCGTGGGCTCCTGA
- a CDS encoding cold-shock protein yields MAAGTVKWFNAEKGFGFIEQDGGGADVFAHYSNIAAQGFRELIEGQKVTFDIAQGQKGLTAENIVLA; encoded by the coding sequence ATGGCTGCTGGCACCGTGAAGTGGTTCAACGCGGAAAAGGGCTTCGGCTTCATCGAGCAGGACGGTGGTGGCGCTGACGTGTTCGCCCACTACTCGAACATTGCCGCCCAGGGCTTCCGTGAGCTGATCGAGGGCCAGAAGGTGACCTTCGACATCGCGCAGGGCCAGAAGGGCCTGACGGCCGAGAACATCGTTCTCGCCTGA
- a CDS encoding DUF5133 domain-containing protein codes for MRRGMGAVACTLCVAPGTRDVGAALAAGRRRLTGARPQGYFLLAAPGAPPRRGDRPPWFLWLRWRRSSARRNGPGWSSGAGAWCVRQVAGSGPRPARSTDGLDRDPAARGLSAGSPAVEA; via the coding sequence GTGCGTCGGGGGATGGGTGCCGTCGCCTGCACGCTGTGCGTGGCCCCCGGTACCCGCGACGTCGGCGCCGCCCTGGCCGCCGGCCGCCGCCGGCTGACCGGCGCCCGCCCGCAGGGGTATTTCCTGCTCGCCGCCCCGGGTGCGCCCCCGCGCCGGGGGGACCGGCCGCCTTGGTTCCTCTGGCTGCGCTGGCGGCGGTCGTCGGCTCGGAGGAACGGGCCCGGCTGGTCATCCGGTGCCGGGGCCTGGTGTGTGCGGCAGGTCGCCGGGTCCGGTCCGCGGCCTGCCCGTAGCACAGACGGCCTTGACCGGGATCCGGCTGCCCGGGGGCTCTCGGCCGGTTCGCCGGCCGTCGAAGCCTGA
- a CDS encoding DUF6098 family protein translates to MRVGRRLYDCCGPPRLEGPRTRPWLLHGREAAAVPTANPSCPSWRTVEPVGWVSDRVTTGACALIAEQPGPRGTLARDTTPR, encoded by the coding sequence ATCCGGGTCGGCCGCCGCCTGTACGACTGCTGCGGTCCGCCCCGGCTCGAGGGCCCGCGGACGAGGCCGTGGCTGCTGCACGGCCGGGAGGCGGCCGCGGTCCCGACAGCGAACCCCTCGTGCCCCTCGTGGCGGACGGTCGAACCCGTGGGCTGGGTCAGTGACCGGGTCACCACCGGGGCGTGTGCCCTCATCGCCGAGCAGCCCGGCCCCCGGGGAACCCTCGCCCGCGACACCACGCCCCGGTGA
- a CDS encoding 2'-5' RNA ligase family protein, producing MRTVELLLDETAETAVRQAWRRLADAGLPSQARHPSPTNSPHLTLAACPELTAPIRWELAGAAAVLPLPVRFTGLVRFERPTSVLAWALDLDSALAGLHRRVWEAVASDSPPETLNPFHHPTRWSPHITLGRTRRPGAFTDRQIPGLLPAPPLSARLITLRSYDTDTGALEILTPRP from the coding sequence GTGCGCACGGTCGAGCTCCTGTTGGACGAGACGGCGGAAACGGCGGTCCGGCAGGCCTGGCGGCGGCTCGCGGATGCGGGTCTGCCCAGCCAGGCCCGGCATCCCTCGCCGACCAACAGCCCGCATCTCACCCTGGCCGCCTGCCCCGAGCTGACCGCACCCATCCGCTGGGAACTCGCCGGGGCGGCCGCCGTCCTGCCGCTGCCGGTGCGCTTCACCGGCCTGGTCCGTTTCGAGCGGCCCACCTCGGTCCTGGCCTGGGCACTGGACCTCGACAGTGCGCTGGCCGGCCTGCACCGCCGGGTGTGGGAGGCGGTCGCCTCGGACAGCCCGCCCGAGACCCTCAACCCCTTCCACCACCCCACGCGCTGGAGCCCGCACATCACCCTCGGCCGCACCCGCCGCCCCGGCGCCTTCACCGACCGGCAGATCCCCGGTCTCCTGCCCGCCCCACCCCTGTCCGCCCGCCTCATCACCCTGCGCAGCTACGACACCGACACCGGCGCCCTGGAGATCCTCACCCCCCGCCCCTGA
- a CDS encoding LuxR C-terminal-related transcriptional regulator produces MTHLAVICDWPLLQLGLTQALEAQPDMRITTLASCVDEVALETADVEVILLINLQSRDQVTSREVARLYRQGHAVIVLSASGAPSDAVLCIKAGARGYLSRQTDACELVSAVRAVASGSDYFGASLAGRSIPAPPPHITGRERQILQFVADGATDREIAAKLNIAENTVHTHLERLRRKSGSRRRAELTRFALENGIIEDDLLE; encoded by the coding sequence GTGACCCATCTGGCCGTCATCTGCGACTGGCCGCTGCTCCAGCTCGGTCTCACCCAGGCCCTCGAGGCGCAACCGGACATGAGGATCACGACGCTCGCCTCGTGCGTCGACGAGGTCGCCCTCGAAACGGCCGACGTCGAGGTGATTCTCCTGATCAACCTGCAGTCCCGCGATCAGGTGACCTCCCGCGAGGTGGCTCGGCTGTACCGGCAGGGACACGCCGTCATCGTGCTCTCCGCATCGGGCGCACCATCCGATGCCGTCCTGTGCATCAAGGCCGGTGCCCGCGGCTACTTGAGTCGGCAGACCGATGCCTGCGAGCTCGTCTCCGCCGTCCGCGCCGTCGCCTCGGGAAGCGACTATTTCGGTGCGAGTCTGGCCGGGCGCAGCATCCCGGCGCCCCCTCCGCACATCACCGGCCGGGAGAGACAGATCCTGCAGTTCGTCGCCGACGGCGCAACGGATCGTGAGATCGCCGCGAAGTTGAACATCGCCGAAAACACGGTTCACACGCATCTGGAGCGGCTGCGGAGAAAGAGCGGTTCCCGCCGTAGGGCGGAACTCACCCGATTCGCTCTGGAGAACGGGATCATCGAGGATGATCTCCTGGAATGA
- a CDS encoding STAS domain-containing protein codes for MNDTEGTLAISVHPSPAGPVVLRLAGELDHHTGARLGRAVEDLLHSPGPGPAPGIVADLSRLYYCDSTGITTILTAHDRARATGSSFCVAAPSPALAQLFRMTGLDQVLPFHPSVQDAVEALSND; via the coding sequence GTGAACGACACAGAGGGCACGCTGGCCATCAGCGTGCACCCCTCCCCGGCCGGCCCCGTGGTCCTGCGCCTGGCCGGAGAGCTGGACCACCACACCGGTGCCCGTCTCGGCCGTGCCGTGGAGGACCTGCTGCACAGCCCCGGCCCCGGCCCCGCTCCCGGCATCGTCGCGGACCTGTCCCGGCTGTACTACTGCGACTCCACCGGCATCACCACGATCCTCACCGCCCACGACCGCGCCCGGGCCACCGGCTCCTCTTTCTGCGTGGCGGCACCGAGCCCGGCCCTCGCCCAGCTCTTCCGCATGACGGGACTGGACCAGGTCCTCCCCTTCCACCCCAGCGTCCAGGACGCGGTCGAGGCCCTGAGCAACGACTGA